One segment of Phaeacidiphilus oryzae TH49 DNA contains the following:
- a CDS encoding DUF4244 domain-containing protein, translating to MSTAQVIPMPRGAVRLLVRWRARLKRLPAALRRCGGAAEAGMTTAEYAVGTVAACAFAALLYKVLTSGWVSAALAAVVRRALQAR from the coding sequence GTGTCGACTGCCCAGGTGATTCCGATGCCGCGGGGTGCGGTGCGGTTGCTGGTGCGCTGGAGGGCCCGGCTGAAGCGGCTCCCGGCCGCGCTACGGCGGTGCGGCGGGGCGGCCGAGGCGGGGATGACCACCGCCGAGTACGCGGTCGGTACCGTGGCCGCCTGCGCCTTCGCGGCGCTCCTGTACAAGGTCCTGACCAGCGGCTGGGTGAGCGCCGCCCTGGCGGCGGTGGTGCGGCGTGCGCTGCAGGCGCGCTAG
- a CDS encoding HAD family hydrolase, whose product MENHLQHPAPAPTRFPVPARTAAFFDLDKTVIAKSSVLAFSRPFYHGGLITRRAVLKSAYAQFVFLAGGADHDQMERMREYLSQLCRGWNVQQVREIVAETLHELIDPIIYEEAASLIERHHAAGRDVVIVSSSGSEVVEPIGELLGADRVIATRMREEDGLYTGDIDFYAYAQNKASAIRELAEEEGYDLERCYAYSDSATDLPMLEAVGHPAAVNPDRALRREALAREWPVLSFEKPVRLRQRMAALGSLSVRERPVLAAVVFGVAAATAGLAGYAGYSVWSALSRRRAPSAA is encoded by the coding sequence GTGGAAAACCACCTCCAGCATCCCGCCCCGGCACCGACCCGGTTCCCCGTCCCGGCTCGCACGGCCGCGTTCTTCGACCTCGACAAGACGGTCATCGCCAAGTCCAGCGTGCTCGCATTCAGCCGGCCCTTCTACCACGGTGGCCTGATCACCCGGCGGGCCGTGCTGAAGAGCGCCTACGCCCAGTTCGTCTTCCTCGCCGGCGGCGCCGACCACGACCAGATGGAGCGGATGCGGGAGTACCTCTCCCAGCTCTGCCGCGGGTGGAACGTCCAGCAGGTGCGGGAGATCGTCGCGGAGACCCTCCACGAGCTGATCGACCCGATCATCTACGAGGAGGCCGCCTCGCTGATCGAGCGCCACCACGCGGCCGGCCGGGACGTGGTGATCGTCTCCAGCTCCGGCTCCGAGGTGGTCGAACCGATCGGCGAACTCCTCGGCGCCGACCGGGTGATCGCCACCAGGATGCGCGAGGAGGACGGCCTCTACACCGGCGACATCGACTTCTACGCCTACGCCCAGAACAAGGCCTCGGCCATCCGCGAGCTGGCCGAGGAGGAGGGCTACGACCTGGAGCGCTGCTACGCGTACAGCGACTCCGCGACCGACCTGCCGATGCTGGAGGCGGTCGGCCACCCGGCCGCGGTCAACCCGGACCGGGCGCTGCGCCGGGAGGCGCTGGCCCGGGAGTGGCCGGTGCTCTCCTTCGAGAAGCCGGTGCGGCTGCGGCAGCGGATGGCGGCGCTCGGCTCGCTCTCGGTGCGGGAGCGGCCGGTGCTGGCGGCGGTGGTGTTCGGGGTGGCCGCGGCCACGGCGGGGCTCGCCGGGTACGCCGGCTACTCGGTCTGGTCGGCGCTGTCCCGCCGGCGGGCGCCGAGCGCGGCCTGA
- a CDS encoding Rv3654c family TadE-like protein, which yields MSGRRRPQPEAGSATIWVLAVAALLALAGLAALGLGAAVLARHRAESAADLAALAAAERVDAGAGESPCARAEELVRAQGGHARLVACAVARDRSVTVAVVVPSPVGSATARARAAIPEPVEPSGPPEPAGPPGPGAA from the coding sequence GTGAGCGGGAGGCGGCGGCCGCAGCCGGAAGCGGGATCGGCGACGATCTGGGTGCTGGCGGTCGCGGCGCTGCTGGCGCTGGCCGGGCTGGCGGCGCTCGGACTGGGGGCCGCGGTCCTCGCCAGGCACCGCGCCGAGTCCGCCGCGGATCTGGCGGCCCTGGCCGCGGCCGAGCGGGTCGATGCGGGCGCAGGGGAGTCGCCCTGCGCCCGGGCCGAGGAGCTGGTACGGGCCCAGGGCGGCCACGCCCGGCTGGTCGCCTGCGCGGTCGCCCGGGACCGGTCGGTGACGGTGGCGGTCGTGGTCCCCTCCCCGGTCGGCAGCGCCACCGCCCGGGCACGCGCGGCAATACCCGAGCCGGTTGAGCCGTCCGGGCCGCCCGAGCCGGCCGGGCCGCCTGGGCCAGGGGCCGCCTGA
- a CDS encoding Fic family protein: MSTAAADALAPLAELPGVAEAVSDARRAVDRLYGHRVMRRRADEVTAESVLRGARASAALDGADWPLEEVRRRTDYGADAEARRVGGALRVTAESGQLLSAWRHSPLQVLARLHLLATGDAEAEAGAGAGAGFRSGSGAGSAVGRPRLAGEAIEELLPLDLPAADSLGPDGLPEVPDFPLPAAPSADEAAARLDALARLLVDRVDRKAPATAAPALVVAAVVHGELLTLRPFASHNGLVARAAQRIVLISEGLDPKGICPAEVGLVELGTDAYRGALGGYASGTQEGMAAWIAHCARALRLGMRESTAVCEAMQRGMA, encoded by the coding sequence GTGAGTACTGCCGCCGCTGATGCCCTCGCCCCCCTCGCCGAACTCCCGGGGGTGGCCGAAGCCGTCTCCGATGCCCGCCGCGCCGTGGACCGGCTGTACGGGCACCGGGTGATGCGCCGCCGCGCCGACGAGGTCACCGCCGAGTCCGTGCTGCGCGGCGCCCGCGCCTCGGCCGCGCTGGACGGGGCCGACTGGCCGCTGGAGGAGGTTCGCCGGCGCACCGACTACGGCGCCGACGCGGAGGCCCGCCGGGTCGGCGGGGCGCTGCGCGTCACCGCCGAGTCCGGGCAGCTGCTCTCCGCCTGGCGACACTCCCCGCTGCAGGTGCTGGCCCGGCTCCATCTGCTGGCCACCGGCGACGCCGAGGCCGAGGCCGGCGCGGGCGCGGGCGCAGGCTTCCGCTCCGGCTCGGGCGCCGGCTCGGCGGTGGGCCGGCCCCGGCTGGCCGGGGAGGCGATCGAGGAGCTTCTGCCGCTGGACCTCCCGGCCGCCGACTCGCTCGGCCCGGACGGGCTGCCGGAGGTACCGGACTTCCCCCTCCCGGCGGCCCCTTCGGCGGACGAGGCCGCGGCCCGGCTGGACGCGCTGGCGCGGCTGCTGGTCGACCGGGTCGACCGGAAGGCGCCGGCCACCGCGGCGCCCGCGCTGGTGGTCGCCGCCGTGGTGCACGGCGAGCTGCTGACGCTGCGTCCCTTCGCCTCGCACAACGGCCTGGTCGCCCGGGCGGCCCAGCGGATCGTGCTGATCAGCGAGGGGCTGGACCCCAAGGGGATCTGCCCGGCCGAGGTCGGCCTGGTCGAGCTCGGCACCGATGCCTACCGCGGCGCCCTCGGCGGCTACGCCTCCGGCACCCAGGAGGGGATGGCGGCCTGGATCGCCCACTGCGCGCGGGCGCTGCGGCTGGGGATGCGGGAGAGCACGGCGGTCTGCGAGGCGATGCAGCGCGGGATGGCCTGA
- a CDS encoding TadE family type IV pilus minor pilin, with product MTAELAVALPALLVLAGALLYGVLAASAQLRCVDAAREGARAMARGDTREAALAVARAAAPAGAEVAVSRSGTLVRVAVSARPAGGFLVSAAAETTAEDAGP from the coding sequence GTGACAGCGGAGTTGGCGGTCGCGCTGCCGGCCCTGCTGGTGCTGGCGGGCGCCCTCCTCTACGGGGTGCTGGCGGCCTCGGCGCAGCTCCGCTGCGTGGACGCGGCCCGCGAGGGGGCGCGGGCGATGGCCCGCGGCGACACCCGGGAGGCCGCGCTTGCGGTGGCCCGGGCGGCGGCGCCGGCCGGCGCGGAGGTGGCCGTCTCGCGGTCCGGGACGCTGGTCCGGGTCGCGGTCTCGGCCCGCCCGGCGGGCGGCTTCCTGGTCTCCGCCGCGGCGGAGACCACGGCCGAGGACGCGGGTCCGTGA
- a CDS encoding type II secretion system F family protein, whose product MTGGGPGAAMVGVALSVGLGTGCRLLVRGEERRRRRWRVLGEDGGAGRASPWWCSLGGRRLGWFSPGGWPASVRRFAAQAGGAGLLVLPLGLAAGGVWASPVPVLGALAGVVPLVRALRRRRAGRERERRRAAVAELAGGLAAELRAGATPEQALRTVLLETLAEGSPGPPDPPGPSWPALPGGVRGELVAACGLGGDVPAALRRLARVPGAEGAAGIAACWQLSAERGAGLAAGLDRVAEGLRAERAGREAMRAELAGPRSTAALLAGLPVFGLALGTALGADPLRVLLHTPAGLLCLALGAALEWAGLAWTGRLVRAAESGG is encoded by the coding sequence GTGACCGGCGGCGGCCCGGGGGCGGCGATGGTCGGGGTGGCGCTGTCCGTCGGGCTGGGGACCGGGTGCCGGCTGCTGGTCCGGGGGGAGGAGCGGCGCCGCCGGCGGTGGCGGGTGCTGGGGGAGGACGGCGGGGCCGGGCGGGCGTCCCCCTGGTGGTGCTCGCTCGGAGGGCGCCGGCTCGGGTGGTTCTCGCCGGGCGGGTGGCCGGCGTCCGTGCGGCGGTTCGCGGCCCAGGCGGGCGGAGCCGGACTGCTGGTGCTGCCGCTGGGGCTGGCCGCCGGTGGGGTGTGGGCCTCGCCGGTGCCGGTGCTGGGGGCGCTGGCCGGGGTCGTACCGCTGGTGCGGGCGCTGCGGCGGAGGCGGGCCGGGCGGGAGCGGGAGCGGCGGCGGGCGGCCGTCGCCGAGCTGGCGGGCGGGCTGGCGGCGGAGCTGCGGGCCGGGGCCACGCCGGAGCAGGCGCTGCGGACGGTCCTCCTGGAGACCCTTGCCGAGGGGTCGCCGGGGCCGCCGGATCCGCCGGGGCCGTCGTGGCCCGCGCTGCCGGGCGGGGTCCGCGGGGAGCTGGTCGCCGCCTGCGGGCTCGGTGGGGATGTGCCCGCCGCGCTGCGCCGGCTGGCCCGGGTCCCCGGCGCGGAGGGGGCGGCGGGGATCGCGGCCTGCTGGCAGCTGTCCGCCGAGCGCGGGGCCGGGCTGGCCGCCGGGCTGGACCGGGTGGCCGAGGGGCTGCGGGCCGAGCGGGCCGGGCGGGAGGCGATGCGCGCCGAACTGGCCGGACCGCGCTCCACCGCGGCACTCCTCGCGGGGCTGCCGGTCTTCGGGCTGGCACTCGGCACCGCGCTCGGCGCGGACCCCCTGCGGGTGCTGCTGCACACCCCCGCCGGGCTGCTCTGCCTGGCCCTCGGGGCGGCCCTCGAGTGGGCCGGGCTGGCCTGGACCGGCCGGCTGGTCCGCGCGGCCGAGTCCGGCGGCTGA
- a CDS encoding type II secretion system F family protein, translating to MRQEVLLVRAAVVYAAVLPATVWLLGRWERVRRRAEGLGLLPAARAGAGALRNRLEGSALAAWVPAVLSPPVLRTAAGLAAGAAAGLLLGGTAGVVGGGVVAALAVWLLPEPPGPEQRSRRRTEVALAGQLPLTADLLAACLAAGGGAESAAAAVSAAVGPPMAGRLSAVAAELRLGGEPAESWARFAEGAPALGPLGRCLERATLSGAPPAAALARLADARRTAAAAAAQARVRRAGVLATLPLGLCFLPAFVLTGVVPTVAGLAAGRFGRL from the coding sequence ATGCGTCAAGAAGTGCTGCTGGTACGGGCGGCCGTGGTGTACGCGGCGGTGCTGCCCGCCACGGTGTGGCTGCTCGGGCGGTGGGAGCGGGTGCGGCGGAGGGCGGAGGGCCTCGGGCTGCTGCCGGCCGCCCGGGCGGGGGCGGGGGCCCTGCGGAACCGTCTGGAGGGGTCGGCGCTCGCCGCCTGGGTGCCGGCGGTGCTGAGCCCGCCGGTGCTGCGCACGGCGGCCGGGTTGGCCGCCGGGGCGGCGGCGGGGTTGCTGCTCGGTGGCACGGCGGGGGTGGTCGGTGGCGGGGTGGTGGCCGCACTGGCGGTGTGGCTGCTGCCCGAACCACCCGGCCCCGAGCAGCGGTCACGGCGCCGTACCGAGGTCGCGCTGGCCGGGCAACTGCCGCTCACCGCCGACCTGCTGGCGGCCTGCCTGGCGGCCGGCGGCGGGGCCGAGTCGGCCGCGGCGGCGGTCTCCGCCGCGGTCGGGCCGCCGATGGCCGGCCGGCTCTCGGCCGTGGCGGCGGAGCTGAGGCTGGGCGGGGAACCGGCCGAGAGCTGGGCGAGGTTCGCCGAAGGGGCCCCGGCGCTGGGCCCGTTGGGCCGCTGCCTGGAGCGCGCCACCCTCAGCGGCGCGCCACCGGCGGCGGCGCTGGCCCGGCTGGCGGACGCCCGGCGGACGGCCGCGGCGGCCGCCGCGCAGGCCCGGGTGCGGCGGGCCGGGGTGCTCGCGACCCTGCCGCTCGGGCTGTGCTTCCTGCCGGCCTTCGTACTGACCGGAGTGGTCCCCACGGTGGCCGGGCTGGCCGCCGGCCGCTTCGGCCGGCTGTGA
- a CDS encoding ATP-binding protein, which yields MKIAFVGKGGSGKTTLSSLFVRRLAAAGRPVLAVDADINQHLGTALGLAEAQAEALPSMGAHLPQLKEYLRGDNPRIPDAASMIKTTPPGRGSRLLRVVEDNPIYELCARPLPIEHPVGAVEPRIMVTGAFTEEDLGVACYHSKVGAVELFLNHLVDGPEEYVVVDMTAGADAFASGLFTRFDLTFLVSEPTRKGVSVYRQYREYAADFEVALAVVGNKLQGSEGGGAPTDADSEDMAFLREQVGSSLLTGFGLSEWVRRLEQGREPAFAELAEREPENARALDALLTAADAAYGRRDWRRYTEQMVRIHLRNAAAWGNDRAGDDLSAQIDPEFVLGETPAESPAGTSAGNPADATGAARAEAAPVDGEHAMASAGVN from the coding sequence ATGAAGATCGCGTTCGTCGGCAAGGGCGGCAGCGGCAAGACCACCCTCTCCTCTCTCTTCGTCCGCCGGCTGGCCGCCGCCGGTCGCCCGGTGCTGGCCGTGGACGCGGACATCAACCAGCATCTGGGCACCGCGCTGGGCCTGGCCGAGGCGCAGGCCGAGGCGCTGCCCTCGATGGGCGCCCATCTGCCGCAGCTCAAGGAGTACCTGCGCGGGGACAACCCGCGGATCCCGGACGCGGCCTCGATGATCAAGACCACCCCGCCCGGCCGGGGCTCCCGTCTGCTGCGGGTGGTGGAGGACAACCCGATCTACGAGCTGTGCGCCCGCCCGCTGCCGATCGAGCACCCGGTGGGCGCGGTGGAGCCGCGGATCATGGTCACCGGCGCGTTCACCGAGGAGGACCTGGGCGTCGCCTGCTACCACTCCAAGGTCGGCGCGGTGGAGCTGTTCCTCAACCACCTCGTGGACGGCCCGGAGGAATACGTGGTGGTCGACATGACGGCCGGCGCGGACGCCTTCGCGTCCGGCCTCTTCACCCGATTCGACCTCACCTTCCTGGTCTCCGAGCCGACCCGGAAGGGCGTCTCGGTCTACCGCCAGTACCGGGAGTACGCGGCGGACTTCGAGGTGGCGCTCGCGGTGGTCGGCAACAAGCTGCAGGGCTCCGAGGGCGGCGGGGCGCCCACCGACGCGGACTCCGAGGACATGGCCTTCCTGCGCGAGCAGGTCGGCTCCAGCCTCCTCACCGGCTTCGGGCTGTCCGAATGGGTGCGCCGCCTGGAGCAGGGGCGGGAGCCGGCCTTCGCCGAGCTCGCGGAACGGGAGCCGGAGAACGCCCGGGCGCTGGACGCGCTGCTGACCGCCGCGGACGCGGCGTACGGGCGGCGGGACTGGCGGCGGTACACCGAGCAGATGGTCCGCATCCACCTGCGGAACGCCGCGGCCTGGGGCAACGACCGGGCCGGGGACGACCTCTCGGCGCAGATCGACCCGGAGTTCGTGCTCGGCGAGACCCCGGCGGAGAGCCCCGCCGGGACGTCGGCCGGGAACCCCGCCGACGCGACGGGCGCGGCCCGGGCCGAGGCGGCCCCCGTGGACGGCGAGCACGCCATGGCGTCAGCCGGGGTCAACTGA
- a CDS encoding DEAD/DEAH box helicase, which translates to MSPRPQSPETVLARLAGADERQDRLTHTEHMPARTGRYAPWPAAIREEVVAGAFSNGVRQLWAHQAEAMDLALSEKNAVIATGTASGKSLAYLAPVLSALLDGMEAPNGRGATALYLAPTKALAADQLRRVKELDTGVRAAVYDGDTPFEEREWVRQYAAYVLTNPDMLHRGILPAHPRWATLLRTLRYVVVDECHTYRGVFGSHVAQVLRRLRRLCARYGADPVFLLASATVAEPAASAGRLTGLPVAEVTEDHSPHGEMVFALWEPPLTEMVGEQGAPVRRSAVAETAELLGELAGGGTRTVAFVRSRRGAELVSILAQDRLSDRGGPAGRIAAYRGGYLADERRALERALQSGRLLGLASTSALELGIDVSGLDAVLLAGYPGTRASLWQQAGRAGRAGQGALAVLVARDDPLDTYLVHHPDALFRRPVESTVLDPDNPHVLAPHLCAAAAELPLGESDFELFGPSAEPAVAQLERRGMLRRRPSGWFWTRRERPADAIDIRGSGGAPVKIVEADTGRLLGTVDAEAAHTAVHQGAVHLHQGRTFLVRELDLDEAVALVEEADPPYSTNARDTTAIAVLSTDREVAWGDARLCFGSVEVTNQVVSYLRRRLITGEILGESKLDLPPRTLRTRAVWWTVTDDQLAEGGVEPADLPGAAHAAEHASIGLLPLFATCDRWDIGGVSVPLHPDTGLPTVFVYDGQSGGAGFAERAFDRAAEWLSATRAAIDACECDKGCPSCVQSPKCGNANDPLDKAAAVRLLDILLAGAPGGAPKSAP; encoded by the coding sequence ATGTCGCCGCGACCGCAGTCCCCCGAGACCGTACTCGCCAGGCTCGCGGGAGCCGACGAACGGCAAGATCGGCTCACCCATACGGAGCACATGCCCGCCCGTACGGGCCGGTATGCCCCCTGGCCTGCGGCCATCCGGGAGGAGGTGGTCGCAGGAGCATTCTCCAACGGAGTCCGGCAACTCTGGGCGCACCAGGCCGAGGCGATGGATCTCGCTCTCAGCGAAAAAAACGCCGTGATCGCGACCGGTACCGCCTCGGGCAAGTCGCTCGCCTATCTGGCCCCCGTCCTCAGCGCCCTGCTGGACGGCATGGAGGCGCCGAACGGGCGGGGCGCCACCGCCCTCTACCTCGCCCCGACCAAGGCCCTGGCGGCCGACCAGCTCCGCCGGGTGAAGGAACTGGACACCGGCGTCCGGGCGGCGGTCTACGACGGCGACACCCCGTTCGAGGAACGCGAATGGGTGCGGCAGTACGCGGCGTATGTGCTGACCAACCCGGACATGCTGCACCGGGGGATACTCCCGGCCCACCCGCGCTGGGCCACCCTGCTGCGCACCCTCCGCTACGTCGTCGTCGACGAGTGCCACACCTATCGCGGGGTCTTCGGCTCGCACGTCGCCCAGGTGCTGAGACGGCTCCGCCGGCTCTGCGCCCGGTACGGGGCGGATCCGGTCTTCCTGCTGGCCTCCGCGACCGTGGCGGAGCCCGCCGCCTCCGCCGGCCGGCTCACCGGGCTCCCGGTCGCCGAGGTGACGGAGGATCACTCCCCGCACGGGGAGATGGTCTTCGCCCTGTGGGAGCCGCCGCTCACCGAGATGGTCGGCGAGCAGGGCGCCCCGGTGCGCCGCTCGGCGGTGGCCGAGACCGCGGAGCTGCTCGGCGAGCTGGCCGGCGGCGGCACCCGGACGGTCGCCTTCGTCCGCTCCCGGCGCGGCGCCGAACTGGTGTCCATCCTCGCCCAGGACCGGCTGAGCGACCGGGGCGGGCCGGCCGGCCGGATCGCCGCCTACAGGGGCGGCTACCTCGCCGACGAGCGGCGCGCCCTGGAGCGCGCCCTGCAGTCCGGCCGGCTGCTCGGCCTGGCCTCCACCAGCGCGCTGGAGCTGGGCATCGACGTCTCCGGCCTGGACGCCGTGCTGCTCGCCGGCTACCCGGGGACCAGGGCGTCGCTGTGGCAGCAGGCCGGGCGGGCCGGCCGGGCCGGGCAGGGCGCGCTGGCGGTGCTGGTCGCCCGGGACGACCCGCTGGACACCTACCTGGTCCACCACCCGGACGCGCTCTTCCGCCGCCCCGTCGAGTCCACCGTGCTGGACCCGGACAACCCCCACGTACTGGCCCCGCATCTGTGTGCGGCAGCGGCGGAACTGCCGCTCGGCGAGAGCGACTTCGAGCTGTTCGGGCCCTCCGCCGAGCCGGCGGTGGCGCAGCTGGAGCGGCGCGGGATGCTCCGGCGGCGGCCGAGCGGCTGGTTCTGGACCAGGCGGGAGCGGCCGGCCGACGCGATCGACATCCGCGGCTCCGGCGGCGCCCCCGTCAAGATCGTCGAGGCGGACACCGGGCGGCTGCTCGGCACGGTGGACGCGGAGGCCGCGCACACCGCCGTCCACCAGGGCGCCGTCCACCTCCACCAGGGCCGCACCTTCCTGGTCCGGGAACTGGACCTGGACGAGGCGGTGGCGCTGGTCGAGGAGGCCGACCCGCCGTACTCCACCAACGCCCGGGACACCACCGCGATCGCCGTGCTCTCCACCGACCGGGAGGTCGCCTGGGGCGACGCCCGGCTCTGCTTCGGCTCGGTCGAGGTCACCAACCAGGTGGTCTCGTACCTCCGGCGGCGGCTGATCACCGGGGAGATCCTCGGCGAGAGCAAGCTCGACCTGCCGCCCCGGACCCTCCGCACCCGGGCGGTGTGGTGGACCGTGACGGACGATCAACTGGCCGAGGGCGGCGTCGAGCCGGCGGACCTGCCGGGGGCGGCGCACGCCGCCGAACACGCCTCGATCGGCCTGCTGCCGCTCTTCGCCACCTGCGACCGCTGGGACATCGGCGGGGTGTCCGTGCCGCTCCACCCGGACACCGGTCTGCCGACGGTGTTCGTCTACGACGGGCAGTCGGGCGGCGCCGGCTTCGCCGAGCGGGCGTTCGACCGGGCGGCGGAGTGGCTCTCCGCGACCAGGGCGGCGATCGACGCCTGCGAGTGCGACAAGGGCTGCCCCTCCTGCGTCCAGTCCCCCAAGTGCGGAAACGCCAACGACCCGCTGGACAAGGCGGCAGCCGTCCGCCTCCTGGACATCCTCCTGGCGGGAGCACCGGGCGGGGCGCCGAAGTCGGCACCGTAG
- the ssd gene encoding septum site-determining protein Ssd, with protein MGGTRSGRTADGIGSAGPLVVSEDERLLESVLRLCAAAGAEPRVVRGAPPPRQEWSAAGLVLVGDDVAGRLSGIARRPGVLLVGRDLDDQEVWRRGVGIGADHVVFLPDGEAWLLDRIADAAEGVGPQALTVAVLGGRGGAGASTLACGLAVTAAREGHRAVLVDGDPLGGGADVLLGAEAEEGLRWPDLAGSRGRVNAVELERALPCGRGLPDLRVLSWDRGDVLGVPAEAVRTVLGAARRRGGVVVLDLPRRLDEAVGEALEQADLALLVVPAELRAMAAAGRVAAAVRMRLRDLRAVVRCPPGCGMDGDEVARGLRLPLAGELAAEPGIEADLERGRPPGMRARGPLARFCSAFLVEVGSRLGEAAA; from the coding sequence ATGGGAGGGACGAGGTCCGGCCGGACCGCGGACGGCATCGGCAGCGCCGGGCCGCTCGTGGTGAGCGAGGACGAGCGGCTGCTCGAATCGGTGCTCCGGCTGTGCGCGGCGGCCGGGGCCGAGCCCCGGGTGGTCCGCGGGGCGCCACCGCCCCGGCAGGAGTGGTCGGCCGCGGGACTGGTCCTGGTGGGTGACGATGTGGCGGGCCGGCTTTCCGGGATCGCCCGCCGCCCGGGCGTGTTGCTCGTCGGCCGGGACCTGGACGACCAGGAGGTCTGGCGGCGCGGTGTCGGGATCGGCGCCGACCATGTGGTCTTCCTGCCGGACGGCGAGGCCTGGCTGCTGGACCGGATCGCGGACGCCGCCGAGGGAGTGGGACCGCAGGCGCTCACCGTGGCCGTCCTCGGCGGCCGGGGCGGGGCCGGCGCCTCCACGCTGGCCTGCGGGCTCGCCGTGACCGCGGCCCGGGAGGGCCACCGCGCGGTGCTGGTGGACGGCGACCCGCTGGGCGGCGGGGCCGACGTCCTCCTCGGCGCGGAGGCCGAGGAGGGGCTCCGCTGGCCCGACCTCGCGGGCTCCCGGGGGCGGGTGAACGCGGTGGAGCTGGAGCGGGCGCTGCCCTGCGGCCGGGGCCTGCCGGACCTGCGGGTGCTGAGCTGGGACCGCGGCGATGTGCTGGGCGTCCCGGCGGAGGCGGTGCGGACGGTGCTCGGGGCGGCCCGGCGCCGGGGCGGGGTGGTGGTGCTCGACCTCCCGCGGCGGCTGGACGAGGCCGTGGGCGAGGCGCTGGAGCAGGCCGATCTGGCGCTGCTGGTGGTGCCGGCCGAGCTGCGGGCGATGGCCGCGGCCGGGCGGGTGGCGGCCGCGGTGCGGATGCGGCTGCGCGACCTGCGGGCGGTGGTCCGCTGCCCGCCCGGTTGCGGGATGGACGGCGACGAGGTGGCGCGCGGCCTGCGGCTGCCACTGGCCGGGGAACTGGCGGCCGAGCCCGGGATCGAGGCCGACCTGGAACGCGGCCGCCCTCCGGGGATGCGGGCCCGCGGGCCGCTGGCCAGATTCTGCTCGGCCTTCCTGGTCGAGGTGGGTTCGCGGCTCGGGGAGGCGGCGGCGTGA
- a CDS encoding TadA family conjugal transfer-associated ATPase: MVESVRLRLAESGAAPTPTGVASALRAQGRPLGDAQMLETARVVRSELVGAGPLDRLLADPRVTDILVNGPDEVWVDRGEGLERAPGVRFPDAVAVRRLAQRLAVAAGRRLDDARPWTDARLPDGTRLHAVLPPIAAGCTHLSLRTCRARAFTLDELVAVRAVPPQGARLMRELMRRRLSFLVSGGTGTGKTTLLASLLGLAGPGERIVLVEDSAELRPEHPHVVHLEARPPNQEGAGRITLRDLVRQALRMRPDRLVVGEVRGPEVLDLLAALNTGHEGGCGTVHANTAADVPARLEALGCTTGLDRPALHSQLGAGLDAVLHLVREPGTGRRRVAEVHVLERGAGGLVRTVPAVVFAADGRVRQGPGWERLARRCGGRR, from the coding sequence GTGGTGGAGTCGGTGCGGCTGCGGCTGGCCGAGTCCGGGGCGGCGCCCACGCCCACCGGGGTGGCCTCCGCGCTGCGGGCCCAGGGGCGTCCGCTGGGGGACGCGCAGATGCTCGAGACGGCCCGGGTGGTCCGCTCCGAACTGGTCGGAGCGGGGCCGCTGGACCGGCTGCTGGCCGATCCGCGGGTCACCGACATCCTGGTGAACGGCCCGGACGAGGTCTGGGTGGACCGGGGCGAGGGGCTGGAGCGGGCGCCCGGCGTGCGGTTCCCGGACGCGGTCGCGGTACGGCGGCTGGCGCAGCGGCTCGCGGTCGCCGCCGGGCGGCGGCTGGACGACGCCCGGCCGTGGACCGACGCCCGGCTGCCGGACGGCACCCGCCTGCACGCCGTACTGCCGCCGATCGCCGCCGGGTGCACCCATCTGTCGCTGCGGACCTGCCGGGCGCGGGCGTTCACGCTGGACGAGCTGGTGGCGGTGCGCGCGGTGCCGCCGCAGGGGGCCCGGCTGATGCGGGAGTTGATGCGGCGCCGGCTCTCCTTCCTGGTCTCCGGGGGCACCGGCACGGGGAAGACCACCCTGCTGGCCTCGCTGCTGGGACTGGCCGGGCCCGGCGAGCGGATCGTGCTGGTCGAGGACTCGGCGGAGCTGCGGCCCGAGCATCCGCACGTGGTCCACCTGGAGGCGCGGCCGCCCAACCAGGAGGGCGCGGGCCGGATCACCCTGCGGGACCTGGTCCGCCAGGCGCTCCGAATGCGCCCGGACCGGCTGGTGGTGGGCGAGGTGCGCGGCCCCGAGGTGCTGGATCTGCTGGCCGCGCTGAACACCGGCCACGAAGGGGGCTGCGGCACCGTCCATGCCAACACGGCGGCGGACGTGCCGGCCCGGCTGGAGGCCCTCGGCTGCACCACGGGGCTCGACCGCCCCGCCCTCCACAGTCAGCTGGGGGCCGGGCTGGACGCGGTGCTGCACCTGGTCCGGGAGCCCGGGACGGGGCGGCGGCGGGTGGCCGAGGTGCATGTGCTGGAGCGCGGGGCGGGCGGTCTGGTGCGGACGGTGCCGGCGGTGGTCTTCGCGGCGGACGGGCGGGTCCGGCAGGGGCCCGGCTGGGAGCGGCTGGCCCGGCGGTGCGGGGGCCGGCGGTGA